The segment ACCCACAGGTACAAACGTTAATATGTCGAGCCGATTTCGGGTGTTCCTAGACAtggtgttgttggaatattgcgaaatcggtgtaaatccagccactAACTTCACTGTTAACACATAGGCTGGTCCCGACATCGGCAGCATCTTCCTCAGATCGTCAACACGTGGTAGTATCTACATCGACGGCACCGACATGATGATTGTCATAGAGGTAAGTGCACATCATCACGAGATGTATCTATTGTTAATTGTGAACTGTCGTAgacgaaaaaaacaaacaaaaacaaaaaaaacatatgaACTGATACACAGACTGGAAGCATATCTATACTGTTCGAAACTTCGTCATGTGATGTAGTCTTTCCATACATTTCACAGCATGTCAGAAAGATGTTGGCAGGACGCGATTAAACGCACATACCATTTGAACCAGTGAACGCGTCTGGATAATCGGTTAGCCGTACATACCATTTGAACCAGTGAACGCGTCTGGATAATCGGTTAGCCGTAGTGGTTTCGGTGAAGACGGCGCCAATTCTTTTCCTTGACCAACCCGTGAcaatccggggtagaataggccttcagcaacccatgcttgccataaaaggtgactgtgcttgtcggaagaggcgactaacgggatcgggtggtcaggctcgctgacttggttgacacatgtcattgattcccaagtgcgcaggtcgatgctcatgctgtgttgatcactggattatgtggcccagactggattattgacagaccgccaccatacagccgaaatattgcggcgtaaaactaaactcactcactcattcactttcctTGACCTGACTTGATTTTTATATATTCTTACCCTGGTATAGATGGTTGTATCGGAAGATGATACAGTCTCTATTATTGCACGTTCTGTTGCATGTGGTGGACGTGCAAGGAACGTTTCATTGaccacaaagctaccccaccgacacagaaacacatgaccatgggttcaaatcccacatgTGCCCTGATTATGTCTCTTGGTATGTTCGTACCACAAATCTGCTCTTGGGTTTCAAACAATGGTAAACGTCTATACCACGAGTATACGTATGCGTTTCATCTGTAAGACTTAACCGGTGGGGCGGTGAGGAAGGCAAGGGGTTAAAAGGCGTTCGGTCGTCTGACATGCTATACCATGCTATACACTAACGTGCTCACTGTTGGACTCACTCCTTTCCTAGATGCTAAACAGCCTCCCGCCCATCTGGAGCGACATGTCGGAACACGGGTCTCTCGGGACCTATCTCGGCGGGACATCTGTCTCTATTAAAGTCACGGCACAGGtaacataattattattcaaccGATATTTTATTCACATGACAATAACATCACCATGCAAAAGAAATTGTTAGACTATTGCTGATTTTCAGTGGAAACAGCATTCGAAGTTTCACTTTCAAGGTGGCAGGCAATCTTATATTTACCAACAAAATATAGAAATCAGCAATTTCTACATTTCATTGATAAAATAGGAGAATCCCTGCCCTGTCTTCGGAATATGTTGGAACGAATTTGTATTCAAGCAAAGTGTGAATAATCATAAATAGCTTTCTTGGTAGGTCTTTGAGTTCTaataacatgtttttttctttctctcaaaAGGACCCAGAAGGAAATCCTATCAGGTATGAGAAAGTATCCGGGGCTTTTCCTCCGGGGGTAGTTTTGAACAAGGCCACAGGTGAAATCTCAGGTGTCACACCCGATATAGATGCAGTGTATGAATTTGGCATCCGGGCAACTGACAATCACGGGAAACACGCCGATCAGACGTTTACCATCCTCACACGCGGTAAGGAGCTTTGTTTTGATTCAAAGGTGTCAAACGTGATCAGGGACCTAGAACACGCGTTTGACATAACGTCGTTACATGCACACTGACACTGGTCATTCGGTAAAGAGATTGCACTTGAAACACCGTTGACATATGGAGTTTGCACTTTACACATTGCCGTGACTTGTACCCTCTAAATGCTCTTAACATCTTTGGCTAACCCACGGTTACTCATTGTAGAGAGCTTGCGCACAACGCGCTGCCCATGACGTTACTCAGAGTTCGAAACTTACTGTACGCTTTACATGTTTGTAGATGCGCTTACTTAAGACCTTCGTTCGTCTTGCACACCGTTGTCAGTTGAGAAACGTCATATTCCATCTACCCATCTGTTTCTGTCTTGAGTTGGGTATCTGGAATACATTGTTTTATCTTCGATGCAGAGAAGAACCAGTGCCGGACAATTCCTTGCAAGAATGGTGGTTCCTGCATTGATGACATCGACGATTACTCTTGCAGCTGCCCCACGGCCTACGGGGGCAAGAATTGTCAGTTAGGTAGGTGTGGAACCTGTGCGCGAAGTTTCCAAGTTTAGCTTGCCAGCCGTCCTGCAGCCTGTTCAGCTTGACCTTAGCTACTCTACGTATGCATTACCCGGTAGGTTAACTGGCGCAAGCCACTGGTCGAGTGCAATGGCGTAttttcacttgatcaggtcactCTGAACAAGTtgtagctatgcctgaaagtagCTAGCCCACAAAATGGTTCACAGCAAAGATCTCCAAAACAGATGAGAATGAGATATTGTAGGCATGACTCTGGTTTCACCGTTAAGCTgcaaatatactacccatcaaaggtttTGACTCACTAGTGTTAacatagccacttacttcagtcaactgttctaaacttaattttgcaaaatattccacactgtttgaaggaactgtttacacatgcactgatgttttgcaaaacaaatccATAACGCTGAAAAGGTTATTGTCATTAGTTCAGTAAGAACCTCCGTGAAAGTtagcgaattcttaacaaaactgtaCGTCAAGACGCAACTGTTCACATCCACGATGTTTGCACGTGGTTTTCGGCATTTCGATGCATGATCCTTGGCAGATCATCTGCAGAAGGTTGTATTTGGTTCCCCTAGaatagtggagaaattcatctgcGACGTAAccgtatacacatacataacatatagtgagtgctttaagtgagtctaaaccaAGATGAGGGGTATGTCAtgtacatttttatcaggccataatcctGCATGATTCACAAGTGTATTAGAACTTAACaagttgaagtgagtgagtgagtttagttttgcgacgccctccacaatattccagccatggggcggcggtctgtcaataatcgagtctggaccagacaatccagtgatcaacaacatgagcatcgatctgcgcaaatgggaactgatgacatgtctcaaccaagtcagggagtctgaccacccgatcccgttagtcgccccttacgacaagcatagtcgccttttatggcaagcatgggttgctgaaggcctattctaccccgggatcttcacgggtctagtctaccccgtgacctccacgggtctattctaccccgggacctccacgggtcaCAAGTTTGAGTGAATGTATTTCCAAAATGACACCATGACAATTCAGTAGCCAGTCGGGCctgtgactgtggagatttattggCCTGACTGGAGTTTTACTGGCCACAGACTAGCGGGCTAGTGGCTGTCAGAACTACCACAAGTAATATTACCACtactacctgtgaagatccaggttagatttgaccttcagtgacccatgcttgtcattggaccgacgggatcgggtggtcagactcgctgacttggttgacacgtcatcgtatcccaaaatgtgtagatcgatgctcatactgttgagcactggattgtcactGGATCACTGGCAcagattctattatttacagaccgccaccatatagctgaaatattgtcgagtgtggtgttaaacaacaaacaaacaaaaacttaaaAAAGAACTACTACTTCTTTATACACCAGTAACAACACTACAACCACTGCCTAAATATAGCATCTATAGACAAAAACCCATCCAAACCACAGAATACCTTTTATCCACCAGACTGTGCGAACAACGCCGTGGGTGTAGACGTTGGTCTCATGAACATCCCCGACGCCCAGATGTCTGCCCACTTCTCTCACGCGGACTACGCCGCTTGGAACGGCCGTCTCAAAGGCTCGGGCTGGGTCGGAGAGCAAGTAGTCAACTCGTGGTTGCAAGTATGATGATGATTAGCGATATACATTTATACATGTCGATATACCGATATATCGATTGTCTGGCACGTCTATATAGCATGTACAATATCACCATTAAATCCGCTCTCAGATATCGACTGTAACCAACTTCACATCGGTTACAGCGGAAATGGATGGTCAGggtctctgacttggttgacacatgacatcgcatcccagttgcgtagatcggtgctcatgctgttaatcagtgGATTTCCGGTCCAAGTTTGAccatttacaaaccgctgccatatatatggaatattgcggaATGCGCCATTAAACAACAACTAAGCCAAACCAATACCAATGTCCGTAAAAAATTCTGGTGGGTTGTAATTTATACACTGAGTGTAAGATCGAGATCTGAAAGGGAGACATCCCTTCTGGTATTTCGTAGATTGACCTTGGCTCGGTGATGGACTGGTTCGCAGTGACGATGCAAGGGGCCGTCAGCTCATCCTACTA is part of the Haliotis asinina isolate JCU_RB_2024 chromosome 6, JCU_Hal_asi_v2, whole genome shotgun sequence genome and harbors:
- the LOC137287652 gene encoding EGF-like repeat and discoidin I-like domain-containing protein 3; its protein translation is MASLMLFVAVVCQVLRIAGTAFFEVQYPSVVLSAEVGGNVTIRAGPDIGSIFLRSSTRGSIYIDGTDMMIVIEMLNSLPPIWSDMSEHGSLGTYLGGTSVSIKVTAQDPEGNPIRYEKVSGAFPPGVVLNKATGEISGVTPDIDAVYEFGIRATDNHGKHADQTFTILTREKNQCRTIPCKNGGSCIDDIDDYSCSCPTAYGGKNCQLDCANNAVGVDVGLMNIPDAQMSAHFSHADYAAWNGRLKGSGWVGEQVVNSWLQIDLGSVMDWFAVTMQGAVSSSYYTTTYTMAYSEDGDNFQDVKDTASNTLIFNGSTLFDTMTKTILPAPLQARYVRFIPRTAATNPGMRVEVFACPK